The Rhodococcus sp. X156 genome window below encodes:
- a CDS encoding FAD-binding protein encodes MTTAIPETVPVGSVQEWSDEVDVLVVGFGIGGGCAAVEAAAAGARVLVLERAAVPGGTTALAGGHFYLGAGTAVQQATGHEDSVEQMYEYLVAVSREPEPEKIRAYCEGSVAHFDWLEGLGFEFERSYYPEKAVIQPGTEGLMFTGNEKVWPYRDQAVPAPRGHKVPVAGDTGGAAMVIDLLVRRADELGVQLRCETGATQLVTDTDGRVVGVAWRRFAEQGFIRAGAVVLAAGGFVMNPEMVAQHVPQLAEKPFVLGGTYDDGLGLRMGISAGGQTLHMDQAFITAPVYPPSQLLTGVIVNADGQRFVAEDSYHSRTSAFALEQPGAVAYLVVDSEHVQRPDFPLAPFIDGWETVAEMEQALGIPAGHLQSTLDRYNVNAERGEGPDFHKAPEWLAPQGTGPWAAFDLSLGKALYAGFTMGGLRTSVDAEVLTADGEAVGGLYAAGACAANIAQDGKGYCSGTQLGEGSFFGRRAGRHAAATCTAAAHCAN; translated from the coding sequence ATGACGACTGCGATCCCCGAGACCGTCCCCGTCGGCTCGGTGCAGGAGTGGTCCGACGAGGTCGACGTCCTGGTGGTCGGGTTCGGCATCGGAGGCGGCTGCGCTGCGGTGGAGGCGGCCGCGGCCGGTGCCCGGGTGCTGGTGCTCGAGCGCGCCGCGGTGCCCGGCGGCACCACGGCGCTGGCCGGTGGGCACTTCTACCTCGGTGCGGGCACGGCCGTGCAGCAGGCGACCGGGCACGAGGACTCCGTCGAGCAGATGTACGAGTACCTGGTGGCCGTCTCCCGCGAGCCGGAGCCGGAGAAGATCCGCGCCTACTGCGAGGGCAGCGTGGCGCACTTCGACTGGCTGGAGGGCCTGGGCTTCGAGTTCGAGCGCAGCTACTACCCGGAGAAGGCCGTGATCCAGCCCGGCACCGAGGGCCTGATGTTCACCGGCAACGAGAAGGTGTGGCCCTACCGGGACCAGGCGGTGCCCGCCCCCCGCGGCCACAAGGTCCCCGTGGCCGGGGACACCGGTGGAGCGGCGATGGTCATCGACCTGCTGGTGCGGCGCGCCGACGAGCTCGGGGTGCAGCTGCGCTGCGAGACCGGGGCCACCCAGCTGGTCACCGACACCGACGGCCGCGTGGTGGGCGTGGCGTGGCGGCGCTTCGCCGAGCAGGGCTTCATCCGCGCGGGAGCGGTGGTGCTGGCCGCGGGCGGGTTCGTGATGAACCCGGAGATGGTGGCCCAGCACGTGCCCCAGCTGGCCGAGAAGCCCTTCGTGCTCGGCGGCACCTACGACGACGGGCTCGGTCTGCGGATGGGGATCTCCGCCGGCGGGCAGACGCTGCACATGGACCAGGCGTTCATCACCGCACCGGTCTACCCACCGTCCCAGCTGCTCACCGGGGTCATCGTCAACGCCGACGGGCAGCGCTTCGTCGCCGAGGACTCCTACCACTCCCGCACCTCCGCCTTCGCCCTGGAGCAGCCGGGCGCAGTGGCATACCTGGTGGTGGACTCCGAGCACGTGCAGCGCCCGGACTTCCCGCTCGCACCCTTCATCGACGGGTGGGAGACGGTGGCGGAGATGGAGCAGGCGCTGGGCATCCCGGCCGGCCACCTGCAGTCCACCTTGGACCGGTACAACGTCAACGCCGAGCGCGGGGAGGGCCCCGACTTCCACAAGGCGCCCGAGTGGCTCGCCCCGCAGGGCACCGGCCCGTGGGCCGCCTTCGACCTCTCGCTGGGCAAGGCGCTCTACGCCGGCTTCACCATGGGTGGGCTGCGCACCTCGGTGGACGCCGAGGTGCTCACCGCCGACGGTGAGGCTGTCGGCGGGCTCTACGCCGCCGGCGCCTGCGCGGCCAACATCGCCCAGGACGGCAAGGGCTACTGCAGCGGGACCCAGCTGGGGGAGGGATCATTCTTCGGTCGTCGCGCGGGACGCCACGCAGCGGCCACCTGCACCGCGGCTGCCCACTGCGCGAATTAA
- a CDS encoding type II secretion system protein — MVSRVWRRLSSRLRQKDDARESGTTLIELMVGMTVMGVFMVMFTAAITSMFSSTTTAESLAQTSGQLSTAFNRLDSTVRYATALSQPGESGGSWYVELQSVDRETAAVRCTQLRVTGPSDANGAAPRQLQQRTWTVTSPGAKTGLTTFTPVASDIINGSVAPGAQQPFTRVAATAAVPYQQLRVVLRSSLNSLGDRVSVSDTTFTALNSAPTTPLSGICTEAGRR, encoded by the coding sequence GTGGTGAGCCGGGTGTGGCGCCGACTGTCCAGCCGGCTGCGCCAGAAGGACGACGCGCGCGAGTCCGGCACCACCCTGATCGAGCTGATGGTGGGCATGACGGTGATGGGCGTGTTCATGGTGATGTTCACCGCCGCCATCACCAGCATGTTCAGCTCCACCACCACCGCGGAGTCCCTGGCGCAGACCTCGGGCCAGCTGAGCACCGCGTTCAACCGGCTCGACTCCACCGTGCGCTACGCCACAGCGCTGAGCCAGCCGGGTGAGTCCGGCGGCTCCTGGTACGTGGAGCTGCAGTCGGTGGACCGGGAGACCGCCGCCGTGCGGTGCACGCAGCTGCGGGTCACCGGCCCGAGCGACGCGAACGGCGCCGCCCCGCGCCAGCTGCAGCAGCGCACCTGGACGGTGACCAGCCCCGGGGCCAAGACCGGCCTGACGACGTTCACCCCGGTCGCGTCGGACATCATCAACGGCTCGGTGGCGCCAGGCGCGCAGCAGCCCTTCACCAGGGTCGCCGCCACCGCGGCCGTGCCCTACCAGCAGCTGCGGGTCGTGCTGCGGTCCAGCCTGAACAGCCTGGGCGACAGAGTCTCCGTGAGCGACACCACGTTCACCGCGCTGAACAGCGCACCCACCACCCCGCTGTCCGGGATCTGCACGGAAGCAGGCCGACGATGA
- a CDS encoding A24 family peptidase, with amino-acid sequence MIDGVLAFLLVVVAVLGLAVGSFLNVVVHRVPAGDSLVRPASHCPHCAAPIKARHNVPVLSWLALRGRCAGCRGPISARYPLVELLTAALFVAVAWRLAALDQLPALPAYLYFVAAGVALAAIDLEVRRLPNAIVLPSYPVVLGLLVVAAAWQGDWAALLRAVIGCAALFGCYLVLALVHPAGMGLGDVKLAGVVGAVLGYLSFGTLLVGGFAAFLLAAVVGAVIIASRRGSRKTAIPFGPYMITGALLAVLAADEVVRWYLGLVAPA; translated from the coding sequence ATGATCGACGGCGTGCTCGCGTTCCTGCTCGTGGTGGTGGCCGTGCTGGGTCTGGCGGTCGGCTCCTTCCTCAACGTGGTGGTGCACCGCGTGCCGGCCGGTGACTCGCTGGTGCGCCCGGCCTCGCACTGCCCGCACTGCGCGGCGCCCATCAAGGCCCGGCACAACGTGCCGGTGCTGAGCTGGCTGGCCCTGCGGGGGCGGTGCGCGGGCTGTCGCGGCCCGATCAGCGCGCGCTACCCGCTGGTGGAGCTGCTCACCGCGGCGCTGTTCGTGGCCGTCGCCTGGCGGCTGGCCGCCCTGGACCAGCTGCCCGCCCTGCCCGCCTACCTCTACTTCGTCGCTGCGGGCGTGGCGCTGGCCGCCATCGACCTCGAGGTGCGGCGGCTGCCCAACGCCATCGTGCTGCCCTCCTACCCCGTGGTGCTGGGCCTGCTGGTGGTCGCCGCCGCCTGGCAGGGCGACTGGGCCGCGCTGCTGCGGGCGGTGATCGGCTGCGCTGCGCTGTTCGGCTGCTACCTGGTGCTCGCCCTGGTGCACCCGGCCGGGATGGGGCTGGGTGACGTCAAGCTCGCCGGAGTGGTGGGCGCCGTGCTCGGCTACCTGTCGTTCGGCACCTTGCTGGTGGGTGGCTTCGCGGCCTTCCTGCTCGCCGCCGTGGTGGGGGCGGTGATCATCGCCTCGCGCCGTGGCTCCCGCAAGACCGCGATCCCGTTCGGCCCGTACATGATCACCGGTGCGCTGCTCGCCGTGCTCGCCGCGGACGAGGTGGTGCGCTGGTACCTGGGCCTCGTCGCGCCGGCCTGA
- a CDS encoding sensor domain-containing diguanylate cyclase, with translation MTARPARPPTSRAGVVLPALSANMRFDEASHAVVAYLQATIPMGFWSVTRYDGERQVYLEVDAPDYGTAVGDSVAWSESLCQHAVVGDAPEVAPDVEQVEIYRTAPVRETVAIGAYIGVPIYRGNGELYGTLCGLDPAPRGAELTDHHPLLRLLTGLLGTVLEADLEHTAIERDLERAELAAETDALTGLLNRRGWDRVLTMEEDRYRRFGDACTVVVVDLDDLKVVNDSQGHDAGDAYLQLAARTLTAAVRPTDVVARLGGDEFGVLLDGVGSERAVSLVQRLQATLDECGAAGSCGHASYTIAGGLARAVRDADAAMYAQKRTRRGASARHRQG, from the coding sequence ATGACCGCCCGCCCTGCACGTCCCCCGACGAGCAGGGCGGGCGTCGTGCTTCCCGCCCTCTCCGCGAACATGCGGTTCGACGAGGCCAGCCACGCGGTGGTGGCCTACCTGCAGGCGACCATCCCGATGGGCTTCTGGTCGGTCACCCGCTACGACGGCGAGCGCCAGGTCTACCTGGAGGTGGACGCCCCCGACTACGGCACCGCGGTCGGCGACTCGGTGGCGTGGTCGGAGTCGTTGTGCCAGCACGCCGTTGTCGGTGACGCGCCGGAGGTGGCCCCGGACGTGGAGCAGGTGGAGATCTACCGCACCGCCCCCGTGCGCGAGACCGTGGCCATCGGCGCCTACATCGGGGTACCCATCTACCGCGGCAACGGTGAGCTCTACGGCACCTTGTGCGGCCTGGACCCCGCGCCGCGGGGCGCCGAGCTCACCGACCACCACCCGTTGCTGCGCCTGCTCACCGGTCTGCTGGGCACGGTGCTGGAGGCCGACCTCGAGCACACCGCCATCGAGCGCGACCTGGAGCGCGCCGAGCTCGCCGCGGAGACCGACGCGCTGACGGGGCTGCTCAACCGGCGCGGGTGGGACCGGGTGCTGACCATGGAGGAAGACCGCTACCGGCGCTTCGGCGATGCCTGCACGGTGGTGGTGGTGGACCTGGACGACCTCAAGGTGGTCAACGACAGCCAGGGCCACGACGCCGGGGATGCGTACCTGCAGCTGGCCGCGCGGACGCTGACCGCCGCCGTCCGCCCCACCGACGTGGTGGCCCGCCTCGGCGGGGACGAGTTCGGGGTGCTGCTGGACGGCGTGGGCTCCGAGCGGGCGGTCTCCCTGGTGCAGCGCCTGCAGGCCACGCTGGACGAGTGCGGCGCGGCGGGCTCCTGCGGGCACGCCTCGTACACCATCGCCGGCGGCCTCGCCCGCGCCGTGCGGGACGCCGACGCCGCGATGTACGCCCAGAAGCGCACCCGCCGTGGCGCTTCCGCCCGGCACCGGCAGGGCTAG
- a CDS encoding glutamate synthase subunit beta, translating to MGDVRGFLKHERELPTRRPVELRLLDWKEVYEEFQDDRLRTQASRCMDCGIPFCHNGCPLGNLIPDWNDLIYKDEWSEANVRLHATNNFPEFTGRLCPAPCEAACVLGINDDPVTIKQVEVEIIDRAFDEGWVKPIRPTKLTAKSVAVVGSGPAGLAAAQQLTRAGHTVTVFERADRIGGLLRYGIPEFKMEKRHIDRRLEQMTAEGTQFRTSVNVGVDITVEQLREDFDAVVLAGGATQWRDLPIPGRELEGIYQAMEYLPPANRVQQGDLEVSPVSAWKKKVVVIGGGDTGADCLGTALRQGAETVHQFEIMAKPSAQRDVSTPWPTYPLIFRTSSAHEEGGERVYAVNTEEFIGQDGKLTGLRAHEVVMVDGRFTKVENSDFTLDCDMVLLAMGFTGPEKTPLIEDLGVELTERGNVARSTQWASTVDGVFVAGDMGRGQSLIVWAIAEGRACAAAVDTFLEGETALPSPVTPTTQPQR from the coding sequence GTGGGTGACGTGCGCGGTTTCCTGAAGCACGAGCGGGAGCTCCCCACCCGGCGGCCGGTCGAGCTCCGCCTGCTGGACTGGAAAGAGGTGTACGAGGAGTTCCAGGACGACCGGCTCCGCACCCAGGCCAGTCGGTGCATGGATTGCGGAATCCCGTTCTGCCACAACGGTTGTCCGCTGGGCAACCTGATTCCGGACTGGAACGACCTGATCTACAAGGACGAGTGGTCCGAGGCCAACGTCCGCCTGCACGCCACCAACAACTTCCCGGAGTTCACCGGGCGGCTGTGCCCGGCGCCGTGCGAGGCCGCCTGCGTGCTGGGCATCAACGACGACCCGGTCACCATCAAGCAGGTGGAGGTCGAGATCATCGACCGCGCCTTCGACGAGGGTTGGGTCAAGCCGATCCGGCCGACCAAGCTGACCGCCAAGTCGGTGGCCGTCGTCGGCTCCGGGCCGGCCGGCCTCGCCGCGGCCCAGCAGCTGACCCGGGCCGGGCACACGGTGACGGTGTTCGAGCGGGCCGACCGCATCGGCGGCCTGCTGCGCTACGGCATCCCCGAGTTCAAGATGGAGAAGCGCCACATCGACCGGCGCCTGGAGCAGATGACCGCGGAGGGCACCCAGTTCCGCACCAGCGTCAACGTCGGGGTGGACATCACGGTCGAGCAGCTCCGCGAGGACTTCGACGCGGTGGTGCTGGCCGGCGGAGCCACCCAGTGGCGCGACCTGCCCATCCCCGGTCGTGAGCTCGAGGGCATCTACCAGGCGATGGAGTACCTGCCCCCGGCCAACCGGGTGCAGCAGGGCGACCTCGAGGTCTCCCCCGTCTCGGCCTGGAAGAAGAAGGTCGTGGTGATCGGTGGCGGTGACACCGGCGCGGACTGCCTGGGAACTGCGCTGCGCCAGGGCGCGGAGACGGTGCACCAGTTCGAGATCATGGCCAAGCCGTCGGCACAGCGCGACGTCAGCACGCCGTGGCCGACCTACCCGCTGATCTTCCGCACCTCCTCGGCCCACGAGGAGGGCGGCGAGCGGGTGTACGCCGTCAACACCGAGGAGTTCATCGGCCAGGACGGCAAGCTCACCGGCCTGCGCGCGCACGAGGTGGTGATGGTGGACGGCAGGTTCACCAAGGTCGAGAACAGCGACTTCACGCTGGACTGCGACATGGTGCTGCTGGCCATGGGCTTCACCGGTCCGGAGAAGACCCCGCTGATCGAGGACCTGGGCGTGGAGCTCACCGAGCGCGGCAACGTCGCTCGCAGCACGCAGTGGGCCAGCACGGTCGACGGGGTGTTCGTGGCCGGTGACATGGGCCGCGGTCAGTCGCTGATCGTGTGGGCCATCGCCGAGGGTCGCGCGTGCGCGGCTGCGGTGGACACCTTCCTGGAGGGCGAGACCGCTCTGCCCTCCCCGGTGACGCCGACCACCCAGCCACAGCGCTGA
- a CDS encoding GGDEF domain-containing protein, translating into MTQRGEPADVSPSAADGQRALGNALIDRARSVAETVAATVTIERRPDGVAADVVSRLIMVPCVLATELIGRYLATGEGATPSESRALADSGGPSATDNFGLADIARCYLAWRDVTISVAREEGARLGVDDELLRQVYRIVRQSCDASLVHMVREFDVKRYDLQDRLAAERAKLAHLAMHDPLTGLANRALLLDRLTHALVSPARRARQVGVLFLDLDDFKAVNDRFGHQTGDALLVAIAERLSEVLRPSDTVARLGGDEFIILCEDLSAGEEELDRLVDRVQQACADASARVGLSSEISVSVGCAVAGTGNDPEQVLAAADAAMYANKHRARLG; encoded by the coding sequence ATGACTCAACGGGGGGAGCCCGCCGACGTATCTCCGTCGGCGGCGGACGGTCAGCGGGCGCTGGGGAACGCCCTGATCGACCGGGCCCGGAGCGTGGCCGAGACGGTGGCCGCGACCGTGACCATCGAGCGACGCCCGGACGGGGTTGCCGCCGACGTGGTCAGCCGGCTCATCATGGTGCCGTGCGTGCTGGCCACCGAGCTCATCGGCCGCTACCTGGCCACCGGCGAGGGGGCGACGCCGAGCGAGTCCCGCGCGCTGGCCGACAGCGGCGGGCCGTCAGCCACCGACAACTTCGGCCTGGCCGACATCGCGCGGTGCTACCTGGCCTGGCGCGACGTCACCATCAGCGTGGCCCGCGAGGAGGGTGCGCGGCTGGGCGTGGACGACGAGCTGCTGCGGCAGGTGTACCGGATCGTCCGGCAGAGCTGCGACGCCAGCCTGGTGCACATGGTCCGGGAGTTCGACGTCAAGCGCTACGACCTGCAGGACCGCCTCGCCGCCGAGCGGGCCAAGCTGGCGCACCTGGCCATGCACGACCCGCTGACCGGGCTGGCCAACCGGGCGCTGCTGCTGGACCGGCTGACCCACGCGCTGGTGAGCCCGGCTCGCCGGGCGCGGCAGGTGGGGGTGCTGTTCCTGGACCTCGACGACTTCAAGGCGGTCAACGACCGCTTCGGCCACCAGACCGGGGACGCCCTGCTGGTGGCCATCGCCGAGCGCCTGTCCGAGGTGCTCCGCCCCTCCGACACCGTGGCCCGCCTCGGCGGCGACGAGTTCATCATCCTGTGCGAGGACCTCTCCGCGGGGGAGGAGGAGCTCGACCGGCTGGTGGACCGGGTGCAGCAGGCCTGTGCGGACGCCTCCGCGCGGGTGGGGCTCAGCTCGGAGATCAGCGTGAGCGTGGGGTGCGCGGTGGCGGGCACCGGCAACGACCCGGAGCAGGTGCTGGCCGCGGCCGACGCGGCGATGTACGCCAACAAGCACCGCGCCCGGCTGGGCTGA
- a CDS encoding ricin-type beta-trefoil lectin domain protein — translation MTHPHPPVRRARSLRQRLITDDRGSMPMALLVILVGISFGALLLPMVITQTQSTRLVTSRVQALHAAQSGLEVATGLIRSAADTSPTATTGAGDPRKLPCGPLAGPVGDGGQATYSVDIAYYAADPYGHDDAWLADPRNKMICVSGYGVYLKASGTTPDLYVPSYALLTATGINPPGGAGSSPGRTLQATYVFQTSNAYTAAGGGSISFGRADGTEPFCMGVDKLQEGAAVVAKNCYDNSADAVKMRSWYYNVDLSLQLVQTKNDAAINTNLNGLCLHQGSPTIVRKCAAKSDATPTTGQEWRSDAVGRFLSASGSCLTLPTLALKAAFTTTGCGNGSQAYTAQPTVGAGAAGLGSKQLVNFGDFGRCLDVPNKDAAGDGSSFMIIYPCKQKLDLVDEWNQKFTPSTTINATKPTQVQWRTTPPNSSAYCLKSPRADKQAVTVARCATNDPGQTWTYYTTQAADGTELAYGDKFTIRDSANPGLCLGEGPARYDSSPPSYKVIVSACDGSPLQKWNSDPNVRASRVENTAELPFQAP, via the coding sequence ATGACCCACCCCCACCCACCCGTGCGCCGAGCCCGATCGCTGCGCCAGCGGCTGATCACCGACGACCGCGGGTCCATGCCGATGGCGCTGCTGGTCATCCTGGTCGGCATCTCCTTCGGCGCGCTGCTGCTGCCGATGGTCATCACCCAGACCCAGTCGACCCGGCTCGTCACCAGCCGGGTGCAGGCGCTGCACGCCGCCCAGAGCGGGCTGGAGGTGGCCACCGGGCTCATCCGCTCGGCGGCGGACACCAGCCCCACTGCGACCACCGGGGCCGGGGACCCCAGAAAGCTGCCCTGCGGGCCACTGGCCGGTCCAGTGGGTGACGGGGGGCAGGCGACCTACAGCGTGGACATCGCCTACTACGCGGCCGACCCCTACGGCCACGACGACGCGTGGCTGGCCGACCCGAGGAACAAGATGATCTGCGTGTCCGGCTACGGGGTGTACCTCAAGGCCAGCGGGACCACGCCCGACCTCTACGTGCCCTCCTACGCACTGCTGACCGCCACCGGGATCAACCCTCCCGGTGGCGCAGGCAGCTCCCCGGGGCGCACCCTGCAGGCGACCTACGTCTTCCAGACGTCCAACGCCTACACCGCCGCCGGGGGTGGTTCCATCTCGTTCGGGCGGGCCGACGGCACCGAGCCGTTCTGCATGGGCGTGGACAAGCTGCAGGAGGGCGCGGCGGTGGTGGCCAAGAACTGCTACGACAACTCCGCCGACGCCGTGAAGATGCGCAGCTGGTACTACAACGTGGACCTGAGCCTGCAGCTGGTGCAGACCAAGAACGACGCCGCGATCAACACCAACCTGAACGGCTTGTGCCTGCACCAGGGCTCGCCCACCATCGTGCGCAAGTGTGCCGCCAAGAGCGACGCCACCCCGACGACCGGGCAGGAGTGGCGCTCCGACGCCGTGGGTCGCTTCCTCTCCGCCAGCGGCAGCTGCCTGACCCTGCCGACGTTGGCGCTGAAGGCGGCGTTCACCACCACCGGGTGCGGCAACGGCTCCCAGGCCTACACCGCCCAGCCCACGGTGGGTGCCGGCGCGGCAGGCCTGGGGAGCAAGCAGCTGGTGAACTTCGGTGACTTCGGCCGCTGCCTGGACGTGCCCAACAAGGACGCCGCCGGGGACGGGTCGTCGTTCATGATCATCTACCCGTGCAAGCAGAAGCTGGACCTGGTGGACGAGTGGAACCAGAAGTTCACCCCCAGCACCACGATCAACGCGACCAAGCCCACCCAGGTGCAGTGGCGAACCACCCCGCCGAACAGCAGCGCCTACTGCCTGAAGAGTCCGCGGGCCGACAAGCAGGCGGTGACGGTGGCCAGGTGCGCCACCAACGACCCCGGTCAGACCTGGACCTACTACACCACCCAGGCCGCCGACGGCACCGAGCTGGCCTACGGCGACAAGTTCACCATCCGGGACAGCGCGAACCCCGGGCTGTGCCTGGGCGAGGGCCCGGCCCGGTACGACAGCTCCCCACCGTCCTACAAGGTGATCGTCTCGGCGTGTGACGGCTCGCCGCTGCAGAAGTGGAACTCCGACCCCAACGTCCGTGCCTCCCGGGTGGAGAACACCGCCGAGCTGCCGTTCCAGGCGCCCTGA